The sequence tccagggtgttagctcacagctctctccacttacCACGGAGATTTAaattttaaatatgtctgtggttatatatgaccaGACAATTCCGGAccgcaatagacatgatagcattacgtttcaaattaaagatattgtgttttccacagaaattgagccgcggtcgccagtgagttaggcagagtacactcaaCTGCACCACTGAGGGGATGAAAattcacaatgatcaatcatcaataaagaggatatacatgacattaaaatgtatgtgtgtttttctattatttcccttatgttttttttcatggcgaccaataaaatacgacagtgttaccccttatgtttttttcatgacgaccgataaaaacaacagtgttaccccttatgctttttttcatgacgaccgataaaaaacgagtgttaccccttatgtttttttcatgacgaccgataaaaaacaaaaatgttaccccttgtgtttttttttcatgtgtttttttttcgttatcattgctttattggcctaatctgaggagaaatctatgccataaacagacattttataggcctttattacacgggtcttctcaatgccgtggaacgctccgttcacttgcaaggGTAGCAGTCCGGTaccttgtcaaccccagcgtcttcggttgctaagcgacgtcaacgtcttatagcagactatttcactgctgatcaacatcacgaatgctggtaacgaataaattgtaaaaagacacaccatgtgaagttatttgccaaataagatttgaaaaactttggaagtttatttacaacactatttacatggtttcggagtagtacactttgacattttaatacagttcagcgagaaaggcgacgaagaataagaagggggcgttccagtctgcgtaaacgggaactcccaccacacgagaacgcccatttgtgtctgcagtgggatgatattgctcagagcgggtgttttcggtcaccaggctgcggtcgcgtctgacccgagagcatgtcaacatgctcatctttctgaacaaaaatccgtagactggttggttaagttataacatgattgttttttttatattattaatgttattattttgggaagaaactagggttgtgtttatttttagttatgtttatgagcaccggcttcgagctgcatgctccgttgcttagagcagagtagcgcataactattgaacggatctggtttaacggagttgttcatctaataataaagatcccaaagaggaaaacacgctgcatttgtattttcatttcattttgaatataactttttttttttatttaatgtaaaatattaacgattaatcgactGATTGATCGTTATTTTTtcccgacgatcgactaagacaacttaatcgaatgcccatccctaatcaatatcaataaaaaactAACAATCTCCTGTCATCTGAAAGAAATTAAGatgatttaattaatttttaacTGTTAGTATTTACCGGTTAAcaatggacatcccttatatactgtatatatataaatgtatatcatacattgtatgttttttttgtgttatcccagttattattttttttatcatttaatattacttttaatagttccgggacgttggagcatcTTCTTTTATAGCAACTTCTTCTTGCAGTTGCTATAGGTCTCCCGACAAAACCGTGTAAAAATGATCCTAGAACATAGCTGGATGACGTTCCCTCTCCTCGGTGTATAAACAGACGGTCCAAGTTTGCTGGTTAATGACTTCATTGAGGCAGGGAGGCCTGGAGCTCACTTACATAACCGTCAGACGTGTCTGGGACCACCCGACAGaacccaccacacccccctgccacctcagccccctccccttccttccaCAGAAacgtgaggaggagagaggaggaggggagaacacCGGTCAGCCCCGCCCTCTTCGCCGTGGCCGACGCGTGACCACGGATAGAGAGACTGACGAGATGTCATGGAGAGCAGAGGAACCGAatcaccctctctgtctgtctcccccccccgctctccctcgaactaactctctctgtctctcttccccatctctctcagtaaccccccctcttcctctctctctctgtaccatatgttgctttccctccctccctcccttcctagGGCTGGAAAGAGTGTGGAGTATAAGAGTACATTGTTGAGGTTTCTAAGAATAGCTGCAACCAGCTGTGAtcagtaagggagagagagggggaattcCCTCATCAGAGACTGATGGGAACCGGGCTGTTGGTTCCAGCAGTGGTGTTAGCACTGTGCTATCATTGATTTATCACAGTGTGAGCACACTGCTATCACAGCATTAGCATAGGGTTAGCAacagtgttattattatttctctttggggattattaatgtttgaCAGTGTTAGCATAGCATTAGTACAACTAGCACAACTATAGCACAGTGCTGTCACAGCATTAGCACAGAGTTATCACAGCGCTAACAGGATCTCCCCTTTAGGATAGATACTTTTTATCTTATCTTTTCATAacacatagggttagggttagggttagggtaagcatGGTGATAGCACAGCATGAGCACACTGTTAGCACAAAGTCACCACAGAGCTAGCACAGTGTAAGCGTGCACACAGCCCCGCACTGGGTCTATGGGGCTGTTTAAATGTCTCACAGTAAAAACATTGTGCAGGCAGAGACGTCTGGCAGCCCAACATTCAGCTCTGTGAGCCAATAAaaatacacactcactcgccgacagagagagtgtggtggagagagagaaagagggagagagacagaacgagagccagacagacagggaaaaagagagagtgtgaaagaCAGAACGAGAcacagacagggagaaagagcgagagacagacagactgacagccagacagacagtaaggagagagggggagagacggagagagagagctgcggAGTCggctagagagagaaagagcgagaggagagagaggtggaggagagagaggagattgatggggggagagattggaagagagagagagcgagagagagagagagaggagagttaaATGGCTCCAGTGAATTTCTAGAGAGTTAAGCGATGATGTCTTCAGACAATAACTCTGGAGCCACTAGAGAGATCCGCTGGTATGCAGCTCCACCCCCCTACCGCCTACATTGCTAATCTATTCCAGTTACTGGAAGTAAAATTACATAAGAGCAGaccaccgagacacacacacacacacacacacacacacacacacacacacacaccagcacacacacacacacacacacacacacacacacacacccacacaaacacacacacaccacacacacaccacaacaacacacacacacacaccacacacacacacacacacacacacacacacacacacacacacacacacacacacaccaggtatGTCTCCAGCCCCTTTACAGACAGGGCTGGAAACTGTTGCTGGGGAACACAGTTTTCTTTGAGTTGCACTTTAAcggacacatttatttatttttttgttacatAATGTAATGTTTGCTCACAACAGCCACATTAACATCAAACTATCTTTTCTTGATTTTGGTCCTAAAATCCTCCCATTGAATACCCTCAGAAAGATGAGAAAAAGCAGAACACGAAACATTGAGGGGAACTCTTGTTGAAGTGGATCTTTTGCAGAACTTTCTCTTTAATAACTAAAACTGCCAACCTTCTTCTGCATCGTGATAACCGGTTTTCAGAGGGCATTCCCTCACTCGATTTCTGatctaaaaataaaatgcaatcgCTTCGTAAAGCAAAGTACTCTCGCTGGTGGTATGGATCATttctaggggtgggaatctcttggcacctcacgattcgattcgattccggttatgaggtcaacgatttgattctaaaacgattatcgatgcaacaatttttttatgtacatttccatgcgtgattctcaaaaatatatatatacatctgagtTTGCTACTCAGTTTGCTAATCGCTTCccacttttgtgatgatcatcaaagacatcaacagatgaattaacttatcttatattttattagagaaaaagCTTATGTCACagatatgactttctatgaacaatgcaataatcaatgcagcttgcattatggaagtatgtaaaaaaattggtttcagttttcttttctttctaatctttcttttctatgtcattcaagaaaaagctgctcttgaattagaaggagttcttgtgtctggctgtgagtttgcgtgcatgcatcgaagaatcgattatttttcacACCCCTAATTATTTCGAGGACCAGGAATTGCTTGTGAGGAGAACCACTAGCTCCTACTGGCTTACAGATTTCCTTTGTAACCCTACTGCAGGTTCCAGATATTAAGGTTCCACCGTATGTAATAATAACCAATGAAGTAAGATTACAAGAGTACAATACTGGTCTACTGGCCTCTATTAGTCTCTTCTGGTCTACCACTTGGTCTATATCAGTCTCCATAGTTTCTAATAGTTCACAGGTCTCTATTGGCCTCTTAGTGTCTACTGGTCCCCttgtctctcctggtctctttCCTGGTCTCCTTCTTGTACTCAACTGGTTTCTATTGGTCTGAGTTTCTTCTGGTCTCCCCTGGATTCTCCTGGTCAATCATGTTCTCAACTGGTCTATCCGGTTCTCTATTGTTAAAGAGTATGGTATACTCTTTACTGGGGTTTCACTTGTACTCTGGTCCTGGTCTATACTTGGTATCTAAGTCCCTATACCGGTCTTTactggtctcctctctcctgctccggCTTCCGTCCCAGGATCCATTTTCAAGCCAGGTATATTAAAAAAACGGTTCAACCCATGTTTCAAACCAGGGTTTGGTCCAAAAAGAAGACATCTGCTAGTCCTGGGCACCACCAAACACAGACTAGATctagtacagagacaggtcattaaggcgcATGTAGGTgttaaacagtacagagacaggtcaataaagagcaggtaggggttagacagtacagagacaggtcattaaggagcaggttagggttagacagtacagagacaggtcataaaggagcaggtaagggttagagaCAGTACCGAGACAGGTCATAAAGAGCAGGTATGTATTAGATCACCTTGCTCTAGGGGGCTTACAGCCTATTATATACAGAATCTGAATTAACAAATAATGTCAGATAAGGATGAGGTTACGTAGCTGTCGTAACCAGGGTTATGTAGCTTAAGCAAAAGTTAATCAGGAAGACGATATTCCTCCTCGCTCTATGCACCGTGTTTCATTCCCAGGCTGTCACTGCAGACCCCGCCCCTTTCATCTCTCAACCAATCTGAAACCATTTTGCGGTCAAACAGGAGAAATTGTGCCAAAACAAAGCGATATTGCGTCCTCCCGGCTAGCAACTCCATTCTTAGTCACAATCACAACCATGGATCCATCGTCGACATGAGAAAATAATTTTGATGGTGTCATAATAAGCACCAAAACATGACATGTCAACCAATGTTGTGGTTCATATTATACTAGTCCCTCCTTGAAATTTAACTGAGTTCCTGTGTGAATACATGGGCAACCTAGTCACTGCCGTAACCAGGCTACAATCAGCGCATGTAAACACACTGAATCCTGTTGTTTATCTGATCATTCTTGAGATTGGCTTTTGATTGTTTATGTACCAGAAATAAATCTTCGTTCAAGGCCTCAACCAATCACATATCATTGAGGTATGGCAACTCCGAACACCCAAACCACCTTACACCTCACTCCTCTACACGCCACAAGAGCTTACTAACAATTAGATTCTGTCCTCTGTCCACAGGTCATGGTTTGACTGTGGGTAAGGAAGGCCCGATATTATATCATAAAATTACCTAATAACCCCATATCCGACCCATTCACCAGGTCCACCAACAACACCTCCATCATATCCATTCATAGGCCTCCACCATGAGAGATGTCCCACCAATCGCATGCTACAAAGGGCATAACGTCCCGTGTAATAATACATGGATACGAGCAGATATGGGGATCTCAAAGTGGCGAGCAGCGCTCCCATGCCATCATTACGTTAACTGACGACACGACCGTCCTAGGCCTCATCAGAGACAACGATGAGACGGCCTACCGAGAGGCGCTGCAGACACTAACCCGGCTGGTGCCAGCATCACGGCCCGGTACGGGGAACCGTTCTGCCCACAGCCGCGAGTCCCGACCGAGTGTGGTCTGATTTGCAGCACAGCACATCGCTGGAAACCGACTCCTGGCCGTTCAGGATATCTTTCACAGGTGGGGTCTGCGGAAGGCAGACAGCATCATTATGGAGCACAGCCACCCAGCAGGCAGACGGTTCTCCTTGTATACTCAGGCAGACGAGCATGAGAGCATGGCTGCACGTACCACCAGACGTAAGGACAGTTTTTACCTCCAGGGTATCAGGCTTCTCAACTCATTGACCTAAATAGTCCTGCTGTCTGCAACAGCCATGACTGCTGCTATTATATCAGGACTTATACATGCCTAATGTGCAATTCTTATGTTTACACTTGTCACCTGTCACCATTACAGCACAAGCCTCATGTTAATGTATAGtgttatatttatcatattttcTATTAAATAATATGAATACTGATGTTATTGGTAGTGCGCTTACTGCTTAGCTGTGCTGTTTTTTCTcgttcaacacatttcattgcaCCGTTCCTCCTTTGGTAACCTACATAAGACTgaaaactgaaactgaaacatATGCCAACACATGGCCCTTTAACTATCTGTTATGATTTAAAGCTCTTCCCCTTTGCACTGACTGAATGTATGGAGTAGATAGAGATGATCCCAACTCGAAGTGTAGGTCCCATGCTTGAGATGTAAACCAGCATAACACAGTTAGGGCATGGTAGGACAGCTTCAATGTGGAAGAAAATATAGTATTTCATCAACGTGAACAATGGAACAAAGAATAGCACATTTTATTTTAGGTTTAGTCTCTTCTAAAGTTATGGGTGCTAGAATAACAACCCGCAGttaataataggcctactactgTTATACAACAACAGTTGGGTGAAGATAGAGTCATGTGATGCGTTTAAAACATTTGTATCTCCATAAGTTCTCTATAAAAGAGTGCGAAGTGGTCTACGACAATGTTTTCTAATTTAAGTGCGCATTAGCGCTCGACAATGGTACAGTACAGTAAGCTAGTGATATCATTGTTATAACACCATCTTCCTTCTGCTGTTGAACAGCAGTGCATCGACACACACGTTAATAGATAATCGATATATAAACGTCATCAATATAATCACTTACCGGATCATTCGGTcgctatatatattatattccattttTCGGATGATCACTTGCGCGTCTTTCAGACCCAGATCTCCACCTCATTTCCATGTGCTCGCGACCACGCGCTCCACGCAGCCGAGAAATCCGTCAGACACGGGGAGTGACGTCACGGCGAGACTAGAATTAAATGGCCCGCGGTGAGGATAAAATCCGCTCCATCGTGTAATGGCTCCGTTAGGAAACGCCGTCGACTCGCTTCTTTATTAAATGCGTGACTCAAAATAATATTGATTATAAATATGAATCATGCAGTGGGGTAATTTCAATGTGCCACTGTTGTGTTATGGTTTCTGTTGCTTGCTAAAGTTAATCCCTGTACACATGGTTTCTTATAGGCTTCACATAGCAGAGCAGACTGTGTCAACCCAGGAGAACGTGTACAAAAATGATACTCTGAGACCCCTTACGAAAGCAATAATGTAGACCTATAATGTAGAAGGGTTTGTGCATCAGAATACCTCACTGGATTTCTTTATTGGCAAAACTCCGACATTTTGAGGACTCAAGAGAGTTGTGATACTTTACAATTTAGATTGTACATAAACAATAACAATGGCTAATGTTTCATGTCCCGTATGAGAAGGGCTTTGGATATTTATAACACAACTATGTTGCTCTATAGTGACAAATAATTAGACGATTTATTATCAAACAATtgcaaaaaaagatttgcaacaCTCTTAACAAGCgtatgcttccaaaatggagaATTGTTGGTGTGATTTCATGAAGTTCAAGCTTTATAGCCCTATAGTGTACATGGACATGTTAAGGTCTCTAAGTCTATATATTTCCTTAAAATACTGGACAATCGAGGTCATAGTTTGAGTTCCTTCTTTAACCATATAACGATACTAGGATTTTAATTGATGTCTTGAAGCCCCGTCCCTATCCTGTAGAGCTAGAGGGGCGTCGCCCGTCTCCACTCACTTCCTACTATAATTACACATCAGCCTAGAGTCCCTTTAACTGCTAACCTTTGGCAGGACATTTCATTGATCACCATTAAGCATAACTACACCTGGGGCACAGGACTGGATGTGGCGTGTCCGAGTTCAAGTATTGTTGGCTCTTCGATGAACCCTTGACCCTTGCGTATCACGCTCGTGTACAAGGCAGgagaaatgtaaacataaacacagaacAGTGTTTCCTAGTAGTGGCACTCATTGATGTAAGGTGATCTGACGTCATACTAGAGGCTAACATTTGATGAGTGTCTGACCAAAGAAAAGCAAGAGACAGTTTCAGGAACcatttttcttttatatttGAATTGAGGAACAAAATGGAAAAGCGAACACTGAAAACCACTGGGTGAGAACTTCCAGTCAAATTGATCCAAAAATACCTTTTATAGGaaattttatttacaaaaaaatgaaaaacaaaagaaacataaaaaaaaggctTACTTTATGTTGGGCGCTCAACTGTGCAGCaccaatttttttctttttatattttattaataaaaataaactttaaatATTGTAATCCAACCATAACGTCTGAGGCAGTATTGAAAACGTTGAAATCCACCAAGATCTCCACAACTTTAGAATCCCCGTCTTGCATTCGCATGCAACATTATAACCTGTACACACTCAACCGAACCGACttgcataaaaaaaactaacttaaaaaaaacaccaccaGCGCCAAGTCTTAAGACCCCCATGTGGCCCTCAGGGCCGGGGGCTCTGCAGGAGGCAGAGCCGCTGTCGGagcgcctcgctcctcctctggAGCTGCTCCTTGACGGACAGCAGCCGCTCCTCGTCCGTCTGCATGCCGTAGATGCACTCCGTGGCTTTCTTCAGGATCACCACCTTGGCCGCCTTCTCGTTGTTGGCCACCTCGGGGATCTCGTCGCGCAGCGCGAAGAAGCTCAGCTTGAGCTCGTTGCGGCGCTGGCGCTCCAGCACGTTGTGTGTCCTCCGCTTGTCGCAGTCCTCCGTGTCCGAGGTGCGCGGGCTGGCGCACTTCCTGTTGCCGCTGATCTGCTTGAGCACGCGGCCGTGCCCGTGCCCGTggctgtggtgatggtggtggtggtgtgagggCGGCGAGCTGCCGCTGTCCAGCTTGAGGCGTTtgacggcggcggtggcggcgggcgCGGGGGGGTCGTGGCGGGTGGAGGGGTGAGCGGCGTAGTTGTGTTGGTGGGTGGAGACGTGGCAGCGCTTCAGCACCAGCGGGCTGGGATGCCGCGTGTCCGAGGGGGATGAGTCGCCGCGTTTAAGGTGCTGCCGCTTCTCCACCGTCACCACGTcgatctcctcctcgtcctcatcgtcatcctcgtcttcctcctcttcctcgtcgtcatcctcatcgtcaCCCTCATCTTCTGAAAGAGACGGACGGGCAGAAGGTAAACAAACATCCTAGACTTTCAGGTCACAGGAATGCTGCTAAAGAACAAGGCAGGAAGGTGTGTGATCTTTCCTAAGATCAGCTGTCTCAGACGCTCCCACAGCAATGCTTGGCAACTACAGTGCACCACGTCATAACAAAACAGCACTAACCCAGCTGGGACAGAGGAAACGCGTCCCAACCACCCACCCGAGTGCTTGGAACCGCACCAGCTCGCCTCGGGATGACCCGCCCTacaccttccctccctccctccctcccattcaTCTTCATTAGTAAACACAAGATCAGAGATAACAGCTAGCCAGTGTTGAGCCTACCTGAGTCGCTGCAGCTGCTGCTACTGCCGCTACTGTTGGGGGGGGTATCCAGTGACAGGTCCCGTGGGGAGGAGGTGCAGCTGGTGTGgatggaggtggttgtggtgtggGGGGTCTGCGGTAGCACCGCCACACTGGGCTTGGGAGTCTCGGCAATGGGGTAGGGGAAGACCACGGAGGGGTCGATGCACTCTTCCGCGGACGTGTTGAGGTCTTGCAGGTAGTTTGTGTTGAGTCTCGCCGACGGACACTCTGACGCGGGGCTACTCCCCCCCGTGGAAGAGGCAGAGTCCCTGCGCGCCGCGTGAAGCGACGCCAGACGGTCAGATACTACTTTCTCGAGCTTGGCCACGGCAGAGAAGCCGCTCCACATGCAGTCCTGGATGATGATGGACTTGAGAAAGGTCTGGGAGTAGTCAGAGTCGCAGATAATGCTCTGGTTTACCGCGTCGTCCCCCAGAAACTCTGTGACCATCTCCAGCTGGTCGGCCGTGGAGGGGAagaggctggagagagagggtctgCGGCttggggagaggggcggggtggGCAGCAGCTCGAACTTCTTCCAGATGTCCTCGCTGGGGGCCGGCGGCTGGGGCTGCTGGTTGTGGTGATAgaagtcctcctcctcgttgtcGTAATAGAAGTAGGGCTGTAGGGAGTCGTAGTCGTAGTCATAGTTTTTACTCGTCGCGGTAGCCCCTGAGGAAGAGTTCAGCGGCATGGCTGCCCTAAACGTCGCCGAACTGAAAGGAGAAGAAAAGGTTGTAGTTAGTATTAATTGGTCACGTctaatggatgtgtgtgtgtaaacgctGCGACAAGGTGTGTTGAGCACGCGTCAAAGTGCAGCACTGTTCAAATGGCAGACAGTTCAAAACACCGGCAGGCATGCGCTTTTGGCATGCATGCACTTTTCTAGCAGCAGGTGCTCGATGCGTTGCTGAAAGTAACTAAAACATGCAGTATACACACATGCtgcagcacacacgcacacacacatgctgcagtacacacacatgctgcagGCCATACACATGCAGAATAGACGCCATGCTGCAGTAGTAACGTTACACTAAGCCGGAGATAAGGTTTTAAACCCGGCAACACGCTGAGGCGTAGCACCATGCGTCCAATACGCTGCTAAATGCCTCCTCTTACCGTAAGCGTGAAAAGGTTGACACCCGGTGTGGGTCTGAGAAGCGGGGGGGTAGGACCCAAAATGCGCTAAAAGTGCAAGTATTCCAGCAAGAAAGAAACGTTAATCCAGTTCTGGATCGGGGCGGAAAAATCTCGCTCGTACTGTCAGTGGAGCCGGAGGAGGCGTGCGTTGGTGTGAGTTGTAGAAAAGATGGACATACGCCGGCTGTGGAGTGAAGCCGTTCACGAGCTGCATGGAAATCACAGCTGAGGGACGATCGGCAGCAATAAGAAGGTCGCGTTACTCTGTGAACTGTATCCCTCCGCGAGAGCTTTCCCGCTAAATAAGCAATGGATTTAGGTCTTAATGAAAACACATATATTCTCCACAGGTTGTGCTATAAATCAACACTTGATTCGAGGATGAGTGTTTTTGTGGATATTTAGTGTGTATAAGTAATCTTTGAAATGGGGGACTACTTCTCGTGGAGGGAGAATGTGGGAGGGGTTATCGTAGGAGTCCATTGATTCGACTGACTCGAGTAGTGCTGTAGTAAAGTGgttggtaataataataactgtagTACGGTGGGTGCTAACCTCTCATTAGACATCCACGGCGATAACAAGAATTAGCTTTTCACTTGGAGTTCTTCCTAAAAGAACACCCCCCGCCTTAAGCACACACTATAACAACACAAAAGATAGTAGACTGTTTTTCGACGCCCAATAAAAATCGACTcatattctttgaatttttacAGCTATTTAATGATTATACAATATGCCGGTGCCGTATGtagtgcagacacacacatcattaaATGAATAAACATTCGTTTGAATACAGTGATTTTTGATTCAGTGTAAATGGCTATATGGTTTATTAATATAGTCTATATAACCGTGCTGCAATGCAATACGGAATGATACATTCACCACGACAGGTGATTTTTTTCTGTCTAGATTTGAACAGAACAGTgaaactaaattaaaaaaaattaatgtgtgttttaatgtagcCTGCTGTTGAAGGAAACACATAACAGAATAATGAATGTACATGTTGGAATTAAACTCCGCTGTGTTTTGATAAAACTCGGTTGGACTCAGGAAAATAATACTCAGAAGGTGGGCAGACAGCAGAGCGGCTGCGGCGAGACCAGCCGCCCTCCCCTGGTTAGACGGTCCTCCTGCGCCCTCTGCTGGAAGAAAACGACACTGCCTGGCGCGCAGTGAAATTCAGAGCAGAAATTACAGGACACtctaatcaataaaaaaaaacgtattaaaAATCCATTTAAGTTGAATGAAAAACACAAAGCTCAAATGACAAAAATGGTTTCAACATAGTCGTTGCAGTTTAAATGATGAAAAGTAACTATAGGTAGCAATTAGACGTTTGAGGTAG is a genomic window of Gadus chalcogrammus isolate NIFS_2021 chromosome 23, NIFS_Gcha_1.0, whole genome shotgun sequence containing:
- the myca gene encoding transcriptional regulator Myc-A isoform X2, translated to MPLNSSSGATATSKNYDYDYDSLQPYFYYDNEEEDFYHHNQQPQPPAPSEDIWKKFELLPTPPLSPSRRPSLSSLFPSTADQLEMVTEFLGDDAVNQSIICDSDYSQTFLKSIIIQDCMWSGFSAVAKLEKVVSDRLASLHAARRDSASSTGGSSPASECPSARLNTNYLQDLNTSAEECIDPSVVFPYPIAETPKPSVAVLPQTPHTTTTSIHTSCTSSPRDLSLDTPPNSSGSSSSCSDSDEGDDEDDDEEEEEDEDDDEDEEEIDVVTVEKRQHLKRGDSSPSDTRHPSPLVLKRCHVSTHQHNYAAHPSTRHDPPAPAATAAVKRLKLDSGSSPPSHHHHHHHSHGHGHGRVLKQISGNRKCASPRTSDTEDCDKRRTHNVLERQRRNELKLSFFALRDEIPEVANNEKAAKVVILKKATECIYGMQTDEERLLSVKEQLQRRSEALRQRLCLLQSPRP
- the myca gene encoding transcriptional regulator Myc-A isoform X1; protein product: MPLNSSSGATATSKNYDYDYDSLQPYFYYDNEEEDFYHHNQQPQPPAPSEDIWKKFELLPTPPLSPSRRPSLSSLFPSTADQLEMVTEFLGDDAVNQSIICDSDYSQTFLKSIIIQDCMWSGFSAVAKLEKVVSDRLASLHAARRDSASSTGGSSPASECPSARLNTNYLQDLNTSAEECIDPSVVFPYPIAETPKPSVAVLPQTPHTTTTSIHTSCTSSPRDLSLDTPPNSSGSSSSCSDSEDEGDDEDDDEEEEEDEDDDEDEEEIDVVTVEKRQHLKRGDSSPSDTRHPSPLVLKRCHVSTHQHNYAAHPSTRHDPPAPAATAAVKRLKLDSGSSPPSHHHHHHHSHGHGHGRVLKQISGNRKCASPRTSDTEDCDKRRTHNVLERQRRNELKLSFFALRDEIPEVANNEKAAKVVILKKATECIYGMQTDEERLLSVKEQLQRRSEALRQRLCLLQSPRP